A window of the Acidimicrobiales bacterium genome harbors these coding sequences:
- the fabZ gene encoding 3-hydroxyacyl-ACP dehydratase FabZ — MTERETDTVGELPTPASLLPHRAPFLLVDQLIELEPGVRAVGTWQLTGEEYFFPGHFPGRPTLPGVLMIESLAQVGACLALAEPRFAGKIPLFGGVDKVKFRRQVVPGEQLTLEVEFLRLGSRGGRAAGVAKVGDEVACQAELMLVVVDA; from the coding sequence ATGACCGAGCGCGAGACCGATACCGTCGGCGAACTGCCGACCCCGGCATCACTACTTCCTCATCGGGCGCCGTTCCTGCTCGTCGACCAGCTCATCGAGCTCGAGCCCGGGGTTCGAGCGGTGGGCACCTGGCAGCTCACGGGCGAGGAGTACTTCTTCCCCGGGCACTTCCCCGGACGCCCGACGCTACCTGGCGTGTTGATGATCGAGTCGTTGGCCCAGGTCGGTGCCTGCCTCGCGCTCGCCGAGCCGCGTTTCGCCGGCAAGATCCCGCTGTTCGGCGGCGTCGACAAGGTCAAGTTCCGCCGCCAGGTGGTGCCCGGCGAGCAGCTGACGCTCGAGGTCGAGTTCCTCCGCCTCGGCAGTCGCGGGGGACGCGCGGCCGGGGTCGCCAAGGTCGGCGACGAGGTCGCGTGCCAGGCCGAGCTCATGTTGGTCGTGGTCGACGCCTGA
- the bcp gene encoding thioredoxin-dependent thiol peroxidase: protein MTTPSLPAVGSPAPTFTALDQHGNERSLDDFAGRPVLLYFYPKAMTPGCTTQSCLMRDVAGDIGDAVIIGVSPDTPERQKKFDDKHELGFTLLSDPDHEIAEAYGIWAEKKLYGKVYMGVVRSAFLIGPDGTLAAVFGKISPKDTPIKLLAALEALA from the coding sequence ATGACCACACCGAGCCTCCCGGCGGTCGGTTCGCCCGCACCGACCTTCACCGCCCTCGACCAACACGGCAACGAGCGATCGCTCGACGACTTCGCCGGACGACCGGTGCTGCTGTACTTCTACCCGAAGGCAATGACCCCGGGGTGCACCACACAGTCGTGCCTGATGCGAGATGTCGCCGGCGACATCGGTGATGCGGTCATCATCGGCGTCAGTCCCGATACACCCGAACGCCAGAAGAAGTTCGACGACAAGCACGAACTCGGCTTCACCCTGCTGTCGGATCCTGATCACGAGATCGCCGAGGCCTACGGGATCTGGGCCGAGAAGAAGCTCTACGGCAAGGTCTACATGGGGGTCGTCCGCTCGGCGTTCCTCATCGGGCCAGACGGCACGCTCGCTGCTGTCTTCGGAAAGATCTCGCCCAAGGACACCCCGATCAAACTGCTCGCCGCATTGGAGGCACTGGCATGA